In Helianthus annuus cultivar XRQ/B chromosome 9, HanXRQr2.0-SUNRISE, whole genome shotgun sequence, the following are encoded in one genomic region:
- the LOC110872794 gene encoding uncharacterized protein LOC110872794, translating to MYQKPQNNAKMSASNAIPYDTNVSNFVSVKLSGKKNYLLWKAQMLCLLKSVNVYGILDNTFVGPIDSDAETMTQYDNLVRGWIFGSVSEDVLAEVFNLGSAKAVWGKLQSNYDPPKRFEEDSTPKESDAKTEKEDRDAVSVETSTVDEGAISLDVIEESEIKESEIEETELETKNEVIERKKKLKKLKSHLIKGDWPELHSMLKEDEGLATEAISSDGSTILHIAVGIRRNDIVRKLLCYITNNVRYTYINEAQVLKKRNSDGSTALHIAAIVGNKEAAGVLLETNRALLHTRDNNGHLPWRKAYENMHLDTIAYFLEKSSVCGEEIDYVNLIVNAISAKQYSLASEFLKQFPKAASKSDQVLMALIKTFPNGLDDREKLFYPSLKSTLEMLRKTTLVTVYIFAFPAITAHRSFGDYTATCGYVCEVVAGIIFSIFIVPICTLASAFAFICLLVLIVCFPFLILYYLLWKGAKILDFALINKIEYKIMKREEAKKFLALVCDEIDQMKYRGSHHPFYTRPILEAACQNAYYVVEEILSRSPEAIQSKDESGYDIIQLAIANRSEKIYNLIYDVDERKNMHKTYEDSSKNNILHLAARLAPLSVLNQRRGAALQLQRELQWLEEVEKLVIPTFITQENIFKETPDMVFTREHMDLVKDGEQWMKTTAESCSITAALITTIVFAAAITVPGGSNQEKGTPLFKKEPAFIIFAISDAISLFASSTSLLVFLSILTARFAEKDFLVNLPWRLFIGLFSLLLSTTAMMVAFSATVFLVFCNRKLWMLAPICGLAFIPVAFFVGLQFPLMIDLFSSTYLPIFGKERKASFKNLIRKTYEFTLEYATISS from the exons ATGTATCAAAAACCCCAAAATAACGCTAAGATGAGTGCTTCAAACGCAATTCCATATGATACTAATGTATCCAACTTCGTTTCTGTGAAACTTTCAGGCAAGAAAAACTATCTTCTTTGGAAAGCCCAAATGCTTTGCCTACTGAAGAGTGTCAATGTGTATGGCATCCTAGATAACACATTTGTTGGGCCAATAGATTCTGACGCAGAAACCATGACACAATACGATAATCTTGTCAGAGGCTGGATTTTCGGTTCTGTCAGTGAAGATGTACTAGCAGAAGTCTTCAACCTCGGTTCTGCCAAAGCTGTTTGGGGAAAACTACAATCCAACTATGATCCTCCTAAGCGCTTCGAAGAAG ATTCAACTCCAAAAGAATCAGATGCAAAAACCGAAAAAGAAGACAGAGATGCTGTTTCTGTAGAAACAAGCACAGTTGATGAAGGCGCAATTTCATTAGATGTAATAGAAGAAAGTGAAATCAAAGAAAGTGAAATCGAAGAAACTGAATTGGAAACAAAGAATGAAGTGATTGAGCGCAAGAAGAAATTGAAGAAACTGAAATCACATCTTATAAAGGGGGATTGGCCAGAACTACATTCCATGCTAAAAGAAGATGAAGGCCTGGCGACAGAGGCAATCAGTAGTGATGGTAGCACCATACTTCACATTGCTGTGGGAATACGTCGTAATGATATCGTGAGAAAGCTGCTTtgttatataacaaataatgtaAGGTATACGTATATAAATGAAGCACAAgtacttaaaaagagaaattctGATGGAAGCACAGCACTTCACATTGCTGCCATTGTTGGCAACAAAGAAGCAGCAGGTGTCCTCCTTGAAACGAACAGGGCGTTGTTACATACTAGAGACAATAATGGTCATCTCCCATGGCGTAAAGCTTATGAAAATATGCATCTTGATACGATTGCATATTTTTTGGAGAAATCCAGTGTCTGTGGTGAAGAAATTGACTATGTAAACCTTATTGTTAATGCTATTTCAGCAAAACAATACA GTTTAGCATCAGAGTTTTTGAAACAGTTTCCCAAGGCTGCTTCAAAAAGTGACCAGGTACTCATGGCATTGATTAAAACCTTTCCGAATGGGCTAGACGACAGGGAAAAACTTTTCTATCCTT CTCTAAAAAGTACTTTGGAAATGCTGCGTAAAACAACTTTGGTTACTGTGTATATTTTTGCCTTCCCTGCAATCACTGCACATCGAAGTTTCGGTGATTACACGGCTACGTGCGGCTATGTTTGTGAGGTTGTTGCGGGAATAATATTCTCAATATTTATAG TACCAATTTGCACGCTTGCATCAGCCTTTGCATTTATATGCCTCCTCGTATTGATAGTTTGTTTCCCATTCCTTATTCTTTATTACCTCTTGTGGAAGGGCGCAAAGATACTAGATT TTGCGCTCATCAACAAAATCGAGTACAAAATTATGAAACGGGAAGAAGCAAAAAAATTTCTAGCATTGGTATGTGATGAAATAGACCAAATGAAGTACCGAGGTTCTCATCACCCCTTTTATACACGACCAATTCTTGAGGCTGCTTGTCAAAATGCTTATTATGTTGTTGAAGAGATTTTATCTAGATCCCCGGAAGCAATTCAGAGTAAAGATGAAAGTGGGTATGATATTATTCAGTTAGCAATAGCAAACCGCTCAGAAAAAATCTACAACCTTATCTATGATGTTGACGAGCGTAAGAATATGCATAAAACGTACGAAGATTCTTCTAAAAACAATATCTTGCACTTGGCCGCAAGGTTGGCACCTTTAAGTGTTCTCAATCAGAGAAGAGGTGCAGCATTACAACTACAACGAGAGCTTCAATGGCTTGAG GAAGTGGAGAAACTTGTGATTCCTACATTTATCACTCAAGAGAACATTTTTAAGGAGACGCCAGATATGGTTTTCACAAGGGAGCACATGGATTTAGTGAAGGATGGAGAGCAATGGATGAAAACCACCGCAGAGTCATGTAGTATCACTGCTGCGCTTATTACCACAATTGTATTTGCAGCTGCAATTACAGTACCAGGTGGAAGTAACCAAGAAAAAGGGACCCCCTTGTTTAAAAAGGAACCTGCATTCATTATATTTGCTATATCAGATGCAATCTCACTATTCGCATCCAGTACGTCGTTACTAGTGTTTTTGTCTATCCTAACGGCGCGTTTTGCTGAGAAAGACTTTCTAGTCAATTTACCTTGGAGATTGTTTATCGGACTTTTCTCCTTGTTACTTTCTACAACAGCCATGATGGTAGCGTTTAGTGCAACCGTGTTCCTTGTCTTTTGTAACAGAAAACTATGGATGCTTGCTCCGATATGTGGATTGGCTTTCATTCCAGTCGCTTTTTTTGTCGGCTTGCAATTTCCCCTCATGATAGATCTTTTCAGCTCCACATATTTACCCATCTTTGGTAAAGAAAGGAAAGCAAGTTTCAAAAACTTAATCCGGAAGACATATGAATTTACGCTTGAATATGCTACTATATCAAGTTAG